From the genome of Saccopteryx bilineata isolate mSacBil1 chromosome 6, mSacBil1_pri_phased_curated, whole genome shotgun sequence, one region includes:
- the KCTD4 gene encoding BTB/POZ domain-containing protein KCTD4, with protein sequence MEHKINRREREKEYEGKHNSQEDADQRKNCKSSLMTLNVGGYLYITQKQTLTKFPDTFLEGIVNGKILCPFDADGHYFIDRDGLLFRHVLNFLRNGELLLPEGFQENQLLAQEAEFFQLKGLAEEVKSRWEKEQLTPRETTFLEITDNHDRSQGLRIFCNAPDFISKIKSRIVLVSKSRLDGFPEEFSISSNIIQFKYFIKSENGTRLVLKEDNTFVCTLETLKFEAIMMALKCGFRLLTSLDCSKGSIVHSDALHFIK encoded by the coding sequence ATGGAgcataaaataaacagaagagaaagagaaaaggaatatgAAGGGAAACACAACAGCCAGGAAGATGCTGATCAAAGAAAGAACTGCAAATCTTCACTGATGACTCTCAACGTTGGTGGATATTTGTACATTACTCAAAAGCAAACACTGACCAAGTTCCCAGACACTTTCCTTGAAGGTATAGTAAATGGGAAAATCCTCTGTCCGTTTGATGCTGACGGTCATTATTTCATAGACAGGGATGGGCTCCTCTTCAGGCATGTCCTAAACTTCCTACGAAATGGAGAACTTCTACTGCCCGAAGGGTTTCAAGAAAATCAACTTCTCGCACAGGAAGCAGAATTCTTTCAGCTCAAGGGACTGGCAGAGGAAGTGAAATCCAGGTGGGAGAAAGAACAGCTAACACCCAGAGAGACCACTTTCTTGGAAATAACAGATAACCATGATCGCTCACAAGGACTGAGAATCTTCTGTAATGCTCCTGATttcatatcaaaaataaaatctcgCATTGTTCTGGTGTCCAAAAGCAGGCTGGATGGCTTTCCAGAGGAGTTTTCAATATCGTCAAATATCATTCAATTTAAATACTTCATAAAGTCTGAAAATGGTACTCGACTTGTACTAAAGGAAGACAACACCTTTGTCTGTACCTTGGAAACTCTTAAGTTTGAGGCTATAATGATGGCTTTAAAGTGTGGTTTTAGACTGCTGACCAGCCTGGACTGTTCCAAAGGGTCAATTGTTCACAGCGATGCACTTCATTTTATCAAGTAA